In Pedobacter sp. W3I1, one DNA window encodes the following:
- a CDS encoding SDR family NAD(P)-dependent oxidoreductase — translation MDLYLTGKTALVTGASKGIGRAIAKELAKEGVKVFATGRNQQSLDSLFSEIVAEGSPAPIVFAQDLLAPNSPYKIASSALSALGHIDILINNAGQSQPVDVAGPEEPWTRSMALDFDRPRLLTQALLPHFITRKQGTILNLTSTYELRSLNVSAVAKAAVAMWSKQLAGELGKYGIRVNCLQPGLIDTENIRPYFPGDERRKYAESEIPLQDFGEVQDMANMAVFLVSPRAKYVTGTVSVVDGGGRRSAF, via the coding sequence ATGGACTTATATTTAACTGGAAAAACTGCATTGGTAACCGGGGCCTCAAAAGGAATTGGTAGAGCAATAGCAAAAGAACTCGCAAAAGAAGGTGTAAAAGTTTTTGCAACAGGACGCAACCAACAATCATTAGATAGCCTTTTCAGTGAGATCGTTGCCGAAGGCAGCCCTGCTCCTATCGTTTTTGCACAGGATTTGCTGGCACCTAACTCGCCCTACAAAATTGCTTCTTCGGCTTTATCTGCACTTGGCCATATCGACATCCTCATCAACAATGCAGGGCAAAGTCAGCCTGTAGATGTTGCAGGGCCAGAAGAACCCTGGACTAGATCGATGGCTTTAGATTTTGATCGACCCAGGCTACTCACACAAGCGTTATTACCACATTTTATAACCCGGAAGCAAGGTACGATACTCAATTTGACCAGTACTTATGAATTAAGATCGTTGAATGTTTCTGCTGTTGCCAAAGCCGCTGTGGCTATGTGGTCTAAACAACTTGCCGGTGAGTTGGGTAAATATGGAATCAGGGTGAACTGTTTGCAACCAGGGCTTATCGATACTGAAAACATCAGGCCTTATTTTCCTGGCGATGAGCGTCGGAAATATGCAGAAAGTGAAATACCTTTACAAGATTTTGGTGAAGTGCAAGATATGGCAAATATGGCAGTTTTCCTGGTTTCACCACGTGCCAAATATGTAACAGGAACTGTTTCAGTGGTGGATGGCGGAGGAAGACGTTCGGCATTCTAA
- a CDS encoding helix-turn-helix domain-containing protein has translation MTARKENSTYTLNEKFITECDLTYAANKIGGRWKIVILDKLGSRKLRFSELKKEFPYISERMLTLQLRALEQDELVKRTVYAEVPPRVEYELTTIALDFLPIFCQLSAWGKKNKALKKNRS, from the coding sequence ATGACGGCACGAAAAGAAAATTCGACCTATACCCTCAACGAAAAATTTATAACTGAATGCGATCTGACTTATGCGGCCAACAAGATAGGAGGTAGGTGGAAAATTGTAATATTGGATAAACTTGGAAGTCGAAAATTGAGGTTTAGCGAACTGAAAAAAGAATTCCCATATATTTCAGAACGAATGTTGACCTTACAGCTGCGTGCATTGGAGCAAGATGAACTGGTTAAAAGAACCGTTTATGCAGAAGTTCCTCCAAGGGTAGAATATGAGCTAACAACGATAGCATTGGATTTTCTCCCGATTTTTTGTCAATTAAGCGCCTGGGGCAAGAAGAATAAAGCGCTAAAGAAAAATAGATCATAA
- a CDS encoding RluA family pseudouridine synthase: protein MENVVELQESEEQELYEHLKIVVDKGQSLLRIDKFLMVRVENASRNRIQIAIDAGNVLVNQKQIKASYKVKPYDEISIVLPHPPRDTEVYPEDLPLDIIYEDSDLLVVNKAAGMVVHPGFNNYTGTLVNALAFHFEQLPQLPGNDGRPGLVHRIDKDTSGLLLISKNEKSITHLARQFFDHSITRKYIALVWGDIENDGTVTGYIGRSVKDRRVMDIYDDEEKGKWSVTHYKVLKRLGYVTLISCELETGRTHQIRAHMQHIGHPLFNDAMYGGDKILKGTTFNKYKQFVDNCFELLPRQALHAQSLGFIHPTTKAYMYFESPLPPDFKAGLTKWENYIATS, encoded by the coding sequence ATGGAAAATGTGGTCGAATTGCAGGAGTCAGAAGAGCAGGAATTATATGAACATTTAAAAATAGTTGTCGATAAGGGGCAATCTTTGCTGCGTATCGATAAATTTTTGATGGTGCGTGTAGAAAATGCCTCCCGAAACCGTATTCAAATTGCAATTGATGCAGGGAATGTATTGGTTAATCAGAAACAGATCAAAGCGAGTTATAAGGTTAAACCTTATGATGAAATATCTATAGTTTTACCTCACCCACCGCGCGATACCGAAGTTTATCCCGAAGATTTACCATTGGATATCATTTATGAGGATAGCGATCTTTTGGTCGTAAATAAAGCTGCAGGGATGGTTGTTCACCCTGGTTTCAATAACTATACCGGAACCTTGGTTAACGCTTTGGCATTCCATTTTGAGCAATTGCCTCAGTTACCAGGTAATGATGGCCGCCCAGGCCTAGTGCACCGCATTGATAAGGATACGTCGGGTTTATTGCTGATCAGTAAAAATGAAAAATCGATTACGCACCTTGCACGTCAGTTTTTCGATCACAGCATTACCCGTAAATATATTGCACTGGTTTGGGGCGATATTGAAAATGATGGAACGGTAACCGGTTACATTGGCAGAAGTGTGAAAGACCGCCGTGTGATGGATATTTACGATGATGAAGAAAAGGGGAAATGGTCTGTAACACACTATAAAGTATTAAAGCGTTTGGGTTATGTTACCCTGATCAGTTGTGAACTCGAAACCGGCCGTACGCACCAGATCAGGGCGCACATGCAACATATTGGTCATCCGCTTTTTAACGATGCGATGTATGGTGGCGATAAGATTTTAAAAGGGACGACGTTTAATAAGTACAAACAGTTTGTAGATAATTGTTTCGAATTGTTGCCCCGTCAGGCTTTACATGCACAAAGTCTAGGTTTTATTCACCCAACCACTAAAGCGTATATGTATTTTGAATCACCATTGCCGCCTGATTTTAAAGCTGGATTAACCAAATGGGAAAATTATATCGCTACATCATAA
- a CDS encoding aminotransferase class IV: protein MLQEYLLFNDEFQAVDAPILTASNRSFKFGDGLFESMRMINNKLQFADLHADRLTAGMKALKIDGHALMDDYFLRQKTTDLAKHNRWNGSVRFRLSVYRGGAGVYTPEINKAGYILEGIPLKAATYELNSKGLIIDVFDEMTKPINKLSNFKTANALLYVMAGLFKSQNRLDEAMILNQHGFLCESISANVFVVYNKQIYTPSLAEGCISGVMRTAVMQLCKMNDMPIIEAQINPEILKEAEEVFITNATQGIQWVMGYGRKRYFNEVSKFLIEKLNNL, encoded by the coding sequence ATGCTTCAGGAGTACCTTTTATTTAATGATGAATTTCAGGCGGTAGATGCCCCCATTTTAACGGCTTCGAACAGAAGTTTCAAATTTGGCGATGGGCTGTTCGAAAGCATGCGAATGATCAATAATAAGCTGCAATTTGCCGACTTACACGCCGATAGATTAACAGCCGGTATGAAAGCGCTCAAAATCGACGGTCATGCTTTAATGGACGATTATTTTCTGCGCCAGAAAACCACCGATTTAGCTAAACACAATAGATGGAATGGTAGTGTACGCTTTCGCCTTTCAGTTTATCGGGGAGGAGCAGGTGTTTACACGCCCGAGATAAATAAAGCAGGTTACATTTTAGAAGGCATTCCCTTAAAAGCAGCTACATATGAGTTGAACAGCAAAGGTTTAATCATTGATGTTTTTGACGAAATGACCAAACCCATTAATAAGCTCTCGAATTTTAAAACAGCCAATGCGCTGCTTTATGTAATGGCCGGGCTTTTTAAAAGCCAGAACCGATTAGATGAGGCGATGATTCTGAACCAACATGGTTTTCTTTGCGAAAGCATCAGCGCTAATGTTTTTGTAGTGTACAATAAACAAATTTATACGCCTTCACTTGCCGAAGGTTGCATAAGTGGTGTAATGCGTACAGCCGTTATGCAGTTGTGTAAAATGAACGACATGCCTATCATCGAAGCGCAGATCAATCCCGAAATCTTAAAAGAAGCCGAAGAAGTTTTTATCACCAACGCCACACAAGGCATTCAATGGGTAATGGGTTACGGCAGGAAACGTTATTTTAACGAGGTATCGAAATTTTTGATCGAGAAATTGAATAATTTATAG
- a CDS encoding NAD(P)/FAD-dependent oxidoreductase — MNNIKDKKIAIIGAGPGGLTLARLLQMDGFNVNVYERDIDENARPKGATLDLHEESGLAALREAKLMDAFLANYRPGADRTRIVDQLGNIVFEDNDTHNREAFRPEIDRGPLQKILLDSLTKDTVIWGSHFEALTPSNGSWLIGFKNGTSAQADIVVAADGANSKIRPYITPIKPFYSGITIVEGAIYSSATACPKMHALLNGGKIFAMGDEKSLIVSSKGDGSLVFYTGCHTAENWAKESGINFSDKNQVIGWFKNEFSNWGPIWLELFENASSAFVPRPQYCMPLDQNWETASNLTMLGDAAHLMPPYAGEGVNMAMLDALELSQCFKDSGFNAPKEAIAAYEKQMLKRASETADITMQSTTALHSADAINYILNIMGPE, encoded by the coding sequence ATGAACAACATTAAAGATAAAAAAATCGCCATCATTGGGGCAGGTCCTGGTGGCCTAACCTTAGCCAGACTTTTGCAGATGGATGGCTTTAACGTAAATGTTTATGAACGCGACATCGACGAAAATGCCCGGCCAAAAGGTGCTACCTTAGATTTACATGAGGAATCGGGATTAGCTGCCTTACGTGAAGCTAAACTAATGGATGCCTTTCTGGCAAACTATCGCCCAGGCGCAGATCGGACACGTATTGTTGATCAGCTTGGCAATATCGTTTTTGAAGATAACGATACCCATAACAGAGAGGCTTTCCGGCCTGAGATAGACCGTGGCCCATTGCAAAAGATCCTTTTAGATTCGTTAACTAAAGATACTGTAATTTGGGGCAGCCATTTTGAAGCACTTACGCCCAGCAACGGTTCATGGCTGATCGGATTTAAAAATGGAACTTCAGCGCAGGCCGATATTGTAGTTGCCGCAGACGGGGCAAATTCGAAAATCCGTCCTTACATTACACCTATTAAACCCTTTTATTCGGGTATTACCATTGTTGAAGGAGCCATTTATTCATCAGCGACTGCTTGTCCAAAAATGCATGCGCTATTAAACGGTGGTAAGATTTTCGCTATGGGCGATGAAAAATCATTAATCGTAAGTTCAAAAGGTGATGGTAGTTTGGTATTTTACACAGGCTGCCATACAGCTGAAAACTGGGCGAAAGAATCAGGCATTAATTTTTCAGATAAAAACCAGGTAATCGGCTGGTTCAAAAATGAATTTTCCAACTGGGGTCCAATCTGGTTGGAATTATTCGAAAATGCATCATCAGCTTTTGTTCCCCGGCCTCAATATTGTATGCCTTTAGACCAAAATTGGGAAACCGCCTCAAATTTAACCATGCTGGGCGATGCAGCTCATTTAATGCCACCTTATGCTGGCGAAGGAGTGAATATGGCCATGCTAGATGCTTTAGAACTAAGCCAATGCTTCAAGGATAGCGGCTTTAATGCGCCTAAGGAAGCCATAGCAGCCTATGAAAAACAAATGCTAAAAAGAGCTTCAGAAACCGCAGATATTACAATGCAATCTACAACAGCACTCCACAGTGCAGATGCAATTAATTATATACTCAACATTATGGGCCCTGAATAA
- a CDS encoding DNA topoisomerase IB, which yields MVQGKDVVQASGLVYVTDAMPGIYRKGKPGKFYYEDKDGNKITEEKHLGRIKALVIPPAWQNVWIANKPNAYLQVTGIDAAGRKQYKYHAKWTSRRSEDKYFRLLEFGKALPNARKNLEKDLRRKDFDERKVLAISLDVLQKTLIRVGNESYKQLYGSFGLTTLRDKHVKIEGSKITMDFVGKKGVRQKVELNDRSLAKLVKKCRDIPGQELFQFYSNGKEHKSIDSGKINAYIKEITGDDFTAKDFRTWGGTLEALRQFSKCSADENFNLNSKKTIVTVLDCVAKKLGNTRAVCKSSYVYPLLLTAYENNELSKYMKKMNNNKVTGKLGLAHDEKVLLSFLKASSK from the coding sequence ATGGTACAAGGCAAAGATGTTGTTCAGGCAAGTGGATTGGTGTATGTAACTGATGCCATGCCTGGTATTTACCGTAAAGGAAAACCAGGAAAATTTTATTATGAAGATAAAGATGGGAACAAAATAACGGAAGAGAAACACCTCGGCCGGATAAAAGCATTAGTTATTCCACCCGCATGGCAAAATGTTTGGATTGCCAATAAACCTAACGCATATCTGCAGGTTACCGGTATCGATGCTGCTGGCAGAAAACAATATAAATATCACGCAAAGTGGACAAGCCGCCGATCGGAGGATAAATATTTTCGTTTATTGGAATTTGGAAAAGCATTGCCTAATGCCCGGAAAAACCTGGAAAAAGACCTCCGTAGGAAAGATTTCGACGAACGCAAGGTATTGGCCATTTCGCTAGATGTACTCCAAAAAACCCTAATCCGCGTGGGTAATGAAAGTTATAAGCAACTGTATGGCTCTTTTGGCTTAACTACGCTTCGCGATAAGCATGTTAAAATTGAGGGGAGTAAAATCACCATGGATTTTGTTGGGAAAAAAGGTGTTCGACAGAAAGTAGAGTTAAATGACCGGTCGCTTGCAAAGCTGGTCAAGAAATGCAGGGATATCCCCGGACAGGAATTATTTCAGTTTTACTCGAATGGGAAAGAACATAAAAGTATCGATTCGGGTAAAATAAACGCTTACATTAAAGAAATTACAGGTGATGACTTTACAGCCAAAGATTTTAGAACCTGGGGCGGAACATTAGAAGCATTGCGCCAGTTTTCGAAGTGCAGTGCCGATGAAAATTTTAATCTGAATTCTAAAAAAACAATTGTAACGGTTTTAGATTGTGTTGCAAAAAAATTAGGCAATACCAGAGCTGTTTGCAAGAGTTCTTATGTATATCCGTTATTGCTCACCGCTTATGAAAACAATGAGCTTAGTAAATACATGAAAAAAATGAATAATAACAAAGTCACCGGTAAACTGGGCTTAGCGCATGACGAGAAGGTTCTATTATCGTTTTTAAAAGCAAGTAGTAAATAG
- the lat gene encoding L-lysine 6-transaminase — protein MYQLTVPADRVNESLSKHILADGFDLTYDMEKSHGAYIYDSKYNRTLLDFFTCFASVPLGYNHPKMVNDEAFKKNLFLAALANPSNSDVYTQQYAQFVETFSKVGIPDYLPHAFFIAGGGLAVENAIKVAMDWKVQKNFAKGYTEEKGFKVLHFERAFHGRTGYTLSLTNTLPDKTKWFAKFDWPRVAVPEVKFPLSGNNLSHAIQTEETSLAQIKKAFADHKDDICAIIVEPIQSEGGDNHLREEFLIQLKALADENDAFLIYDEVQTGVGLTGKFWCHQHFSEKARPDILAFGKKMQVCGILVGHKVDEVETNVFKVPSRINSTWGGNLVDMVRSTQILQIVEEDQLCENAAKVGVYLRDQLENLSYKFDQMTNVRGRGLLCSFDFPTKEMRNAFIGKGLENNVMFLGCGEKTIRFRPALCIEQKHIDEGLTVMEKILPLL, from the coding sequence ATGTATCAATTAACAGTACCTGCAGATCGCGTTAACGAATCGTTAAGTAAACACATTTTGGCCGATGGTTTCGACCTGACTTATGATATGGAAAAGAGTCATGGTGCTTACATTTACGATTCGAAATACAATAGGACTTTACTCGATTTTTTCACTTGTTTTGCTTCCGTTCCTTTGGGTTATAACCACCCTAAAATGGTCAACGATGAGGCGTTTAAAAAAAATCTTTTCCTCGCCGCTTTAGCCAATCCATCGAACTCTGATGTTTATACCCAGCAGTATGCGCAGTTTGTTGAAACATTTTCTAAAGTTGGTATTCCTGATTATTTGCCGCATGCTTTTTTTATTGCAGGTGGTGGCTTAGCCGTAGAAAATGCAATTAAGGTAGCTATGGATTGGAAAGTTCAGAAAAACTTTGCAAAAGGATATACTGAAGAAAAAGGCTTTAAAGTTTTACACTTCGAAAGGGCTTTTCATGGCAGAACGGGTTATACTTTAAGCTTAACCAATACCCTACCCGATAAAACCAAGTGGTTTGCCAAATTTGATTGGCCAAGGGTTGCTGTTCCGGAAGTTAAATTTCCACTTTCCGGAAATAATTTAAGTCATGCCATTCAAACTGAAGAAACATCTTTAGCGCAAATCAAAAAAGCCTTCGCTGATCATAAAGACGATATCTGTGCTATCATTGTAGAGCCTATACAATCTGAAGGTGGAGATAACCACTTACGGGAAGAATTTTTAATTCAGCTTAAGGCTTTGGCCGATGAAAATGATGCCTTTTTGATTTATGATGAAGTACAAACCGGCGTTGGCTTAACAGGTAAATTCTGGTGCCACCAGCACTTTAGCGAAAAAGCGAGACCTGATATTTTGGCTTTTGGTAAAAAAATGCAGGTTTGTGGTATCCTGGTTGGCCATAAAGTTGACGAAGTTGAAACCAATGTATTTAAAGTACCGAGCCGGATTAACTCAACGTGGGGAGGCAATTTGGTTGATATGGTTCGTTCAACGCAGATTTTACAAATTGTAGAAGAAGATCAGCTTTGTGAAAATGCAGCAAAAGTAGGTGTGTACTTAAGAGATCAACTAGAAAACCTATCGTATAAATTTGATCAAATGACAAATGTGCGCGGAAGGGGTTTGTTATGTTCTTTTGATTTCCCTACAAAAGAAATGCGCAATGCATTTATTGGAAAAGGATTGGAAAACAATGTGATGTTTTTGGGCTGTGGTGAGAAAACTATACGTTTTCGTCCGGCACTTTGCATTGAGCAAAAGCATATTGACGAAGGCTTGACGGTTATGGAAAAAATATTGCCTTTATTGTAG
- a CDS encoding 1-aminocyclopropane-1-carboxylate deaminase/D-cysteine desulfhydrase, with the protein MFEEIYSPVQKIAFAPFNNLFVKRDDLIDPYISGNKWRKLKYILARAKAENKTHLVTFGGAYSNHLVATAAAASRSGLTATAFVRGEEVKNEMLLLCNLFGMKLIFTDRESYRDKHKLFEQNFANDAKAYFIDEGGASAEAIIGCAEVIGELTEPYDHIFCAAGTGTTAAGLLKGIQQQGLSTKLHIIPVLKGGSFIRDEIAKYTPLSSHLDLHLDYHFGGYAKTTPELINFIKTFTAQSGLLLDPVYTAKMFYAIQNLQQQGIIGKDEKVLAIHTGGLMGLFGMKDKF; encoded by the coding sequence GTGTTCGAAGAAATATATAGTCCGGTACAAAAAATAGCATTTGCGCCTTTCAACAACCTGTTTGTTAAACGGGATGATCTTATTGATCCTTATATTTCCGGCAACAAATGGCGTAAGCTCAAATACATTTTAGCCAGGGCCAAAGCAGAAAACAAAACACATCTGGTTACCTTCGGGGGTGCTTACTCCAATCACCTTGTAGCTACTGCCGCAGCAGCATCAAGATCAGGATTAACCGCTACAGCCTTTGTGCGTGGAGAAGAAGTGAAAAATGAGATGTTGTTATTATGCAACTTATTTGGCATGAAACTCATTTTTACCGACCGTGAAAGCTATCGGGATAAACACAAATTGTTCGAACAAAATTTCGCTAACGATGCCAAAGCCTACTTTATTGATGAAGGTGGAGCGTCTGCAGAAGCGATCATTGGCTGTGCAGAAGTAATCGGAGAATTAACAGAACCATACGACCACATTTTTTGTGCCGCCGGAACAGGAACCACCGCAGCGGGATTATTAAAAGGAATTCAGCAACAGGGTTTAAGTACAAAACTACATATCATCCCTGTGCTAAAAGGTGGCTCGTTTATCAGAGATGAAATAGCAAAATATACGCCCCTGTCCAGTCATCTGGACCTTCACCTCGACTATCATTTTGGAGGTTATGCAAAAACTACCCCTGAATTGATCAATTTTATTAAAACCTTCACCGCTCAAAGTGGATTGCTTTTAGACCCTGTTTATACAGCAAAGATGTTCTACGCCATCCAGAATCTACAGCAACAAGGAATCATCGGCAAAGATGAAAAGGTACTGGCTATCCATACCGGCGGATTAATGGGGCTCTTTGGTATGAAGGATAAGTTTTAA
- a CDS encoding GNAT family N-acetyltransferase → MAEVKLNIQKEAPSAFELFDDGEKYGEMVFDIQGENLTVYHTEIDPEKEGKGYAKLLLDAMVNYVRTNKLKVIPLCPYVHLQFKRHEELYGDIWNKVREND, encoded by the coding sequence ATGGCAGAAGTTAAATTAAATATCCAGAAAGAAGCGCCCAGCGCATTCGAACTTTTTGATGATGGTGAAAAATATGGAGAAATGGTTTTTGATATTCAGGGAGAAAATCTAACGGTTTACCATACCGAAATTGATCCTGAAAAAGAAGGTAAAGGTTACGCAAAACTATTGCTTGATGCGATGGTGAATTATGTGCGTACCAATAAGCTGAAGGTAATTCCACTGTGCCCATATGTGCACCTGCAGTTTAAACGCCACGAAGAACTTTACGGAGATATCTGGAATAAAGTGCGTGAAAACGATTAA
- the fmt gene encoding methionyl-tRNA formyltransferase: MKIVFMGTPDFAVASLDALVQANFDVVAVVTAPDKPAGRGQKLNESAVKKYAVEKGIPVLQPEKLKNPEFIEKLKSYQADLQVVVAFRMLPEIVWSMPVKGTINLHGSLLPQYRGAAPINHAIINGEKESGVTTFFLKQEIDTGDIILSDRVPIADDETAGELHDKLMVVGANLLVKTLHAIEANKVTEQPQPQNGDLKHAPKIFKEDCKIDWNSPAQTIHNLIRGLSPYPTAFTLLNEKNLKVFKAEIEDKEPGIVAGGFLTDGKTYLKFAAKDGFIKLLDIQYEGKKRMLIEDFLRGMRL, translated from the coding sequence ATGAAAATAGTTTTTATGGGTACGCCCGATTTTGCGGTAGCCTCTTTAGATGCCTTGGTACAAGCCAATTTCGATGTAGTTGCAGTGGTTACTGCGCCAGATAAACCTGCAGGCCGTGGTCAAAAACTGAATGAAAGTGCCGTAAAAAAATATGCGGTAGAAAAAGGAATTCCTGTGCTACAACCTGAAAAGTTAAAGAATCCTGAGTTTATTGAGAAACTAAAATCTTATCAAGCCGATTTGCAAGTGGTAGTGGCTTTTAGAATGCTGCCTGAAATAGTTTGGAGTATGCCTGTTAAAGGAACCATAAATTTACATGGCTCGTTATTACCGCAATACCGTGGTGCAGCCCCGATTAACCATGCCATTATTAACGGAGAGAAAGAAAGTGGTGTAACAACGTTTTTTCTTAAACAAGAAATTGATACCGGCGATATTATCCTTAGTGATCGTGTGCCCATTGCTGATGACGAAACTGCGGGTGAGTTGCACGATAAACTGATGGTTGTTGGTGCAAATCTTTTAGTAAAAACGCTTCATGCTATTGAAGCCAATAAGGTAACCGAACAGCCGCAGCCACAAAACGGCGATTTAAAGCATGCTCCAAAGATTTTTAAGGAAGACTGTAAAATCGACTGGAACAGTCCGGCGCAAACCATTCATAATTTAATCCGCGGTTTAAGTCCTTACCCAACTGCTTTTACCTTACTTAACGAGAAAAACTTAAAAGTATTTAAAGCAGAGATAGAAGACAAAGAACCGGGCATTGTAGCAGGAGGTTTTTTAACTGATGGTAAAACTTATTTAAAATTTGCCGCAAAAGACGGTTTTATCAAACTTTTAGATATCCAATACGAAGGTAAAAAGCGAATGCTGATTGAAGATTTTTTAAGGGGAATGCGGTTGTAA
- a CDS encoding TetR/AcrR family transcriptional regulator encodes MRPKNLAKEEAIRSIALQIISDEGLENLSMQKLAKAVNISPRTIYIKYENKEDLLIKLFIQEVLANYEKAVLENFDPKMGFADGMRKLWLNTFHYLKNNKPSFSLIQYGKSSPLLNKAFQEKNIQQGEFFAPIHSFLKTNVEAGLIPDLPHDVHRALLFSPIQDLVSEYFDHLDRPVQIITEELILTCCEIVIKGITNQKNNEQH; translated from the coding sequence ATGCGGCCCAAAAATTTAGCGAAAGAAGAAGCGATCCGATCGATTGCACTACAGATCATTTCTGATGAAGGGTTGGAAAATCTGAGCATGCAGAAGCTTGCAAAAGCAGTCAATATATCGCCACGCACCATTTATATCAAGTATGAAAATAAAGAAGACCTTTTGATCAAGCTTTTTATTCAAGAAGTGCTCGCCAACTATGAAAAAGCTGTACTCGAAAATTTTGATCCAAAAATGGGTTTTGCTGATGGCATGAGAAAATTGTGGCTAAATACCTTTCATTATCTTAAAAACAATAAACCCTCTTTTTCCTTAATCCAATATGGAAAATCTTCACCCCTATTAAATAAGGCTTTTCAAGAAAAAAACATTCAGCAAGGAGAATTTTTTGCTCCTATACACAGCTTCTTAAAAACAAATGTTGAGGCTGGATTGATACCCGATTTACCACACGATGTACACAGGGCATTACTGTTTTCGCCTATCCAAGATCTGGTATCCGAATATTTTGACCATTTGGATCGTCCGGTACAGATTATTACTGAGGAACTCATTTTAACCTGCTGTGAAATTGTAATTAAAGGAATAACAAATCAGAAAAACAATGAACAACATTAA
- a CDS encoding DUF6588 family protein, translated as MKKCYSLKVLCALFLLLMVQKASAQQDVGGLFVGGPADATKLVNAYFDPLYKGLGLGLTDGWSNTAQSKGFLKFDVRVSASGAFVPQSARSYDVNTLGLSNIKPAPGASSIGPTAFGDDHEGGKMQIYTSSGIPTGKFFNLPQGVGFHVVPSAQIQATLGLPKNIDVTLRAMPKIKLGSDLGSLSMIGFGAKVELLPLFMGSTTEKLIPVDIAIAGGFTQYKYNLPLNINNTANSDQRIDAKFNGVNFDAIVSKKILFFTPFASIGYQTSNTNLKALGTYKFEDGASNATYVDPISVKQTDIDGVRGSLGFQLKFGFFKFYGSYTAAKYSMVNAGFGFGIGK; from the coding sequence ATGAAAAAATGCTACTCTTTAAAGGTGTTATGCGCCCTATTTTTACTGCTAATGGTTCAAAAAGCAAGTGCCCAACAAGATGTTGGAGGACTATTTGTTGGCGGGCCAGCTGATGCAACTAAACTGGTTAATGCCTATTTCGATCCTTTGTATAAAGGTTTAGGCTTGGGTTTAACCGATGGATGGTCGAATACTGCTCAATCAAAAGGTTTTTTAAAATTCGATGTCAGGGTTTCGGCCTCGGGGGCTTTTGTTCCACAATCGGCCAGAAGCTATGATGTAAATACCTTGGGTTTAAGTAATATTAAACCTGCTCCAGGAGCATCATCTATAGGTCCTACTGCATTTGGCGATGATCATGAAGGTGGTAAAATGCAAATTTATACAAGCAGTGGCATTCCTACAGGTAAATTTTTTAACCTACCTCAGGGAGTGGGGTTCCATGTAGTGCCTTCGGCTCAGATTCAGGCTACTTTGGGTTTACCTAAAAACATTGATGTTACTTTGAGAGCAATGCCGAAGATTAAATTAGGTAGCGACCTTGGAAGCTTATCGATGATCGGCTTCGGTGCAAAAGTTGAACTTTTACCGCTTTTTATGGGCTCAACTACCGAAAAATTAATTCCTGTAGATATTGCAATAGCTGGGGGCTTTACCCAGTACAAATATAATTTACCTTTAAATATCAATAATACTGCAAATTCAGATCAGCGTATTGATGCCAAATTCAATGGCGTAAATTTTGATGCTATTGTTTCCAAAAAGATCCTATTTTTTACGCCTTTTGCCAGCATAGGTTACCAAACCTCGAATACCAATTTAAAAGCACTTGGTACTTATAAATTTGAAGATGGCGCAAGCAATGCAACTTATGTTGATCCAATTTCAGTTAAACAGACTGATATTGATGGTGTAAGGGGAAGTTTAGGCTTTCAGTTGAAGTTTGGTTTCTTTAAATTTTATGGTTCATATACTGCAGCGAAATACAGCATGGTTAATGCTGGTTTCGGTTTTGGTATCGGTAAATAA